In the genome of Drosophila subpulchrella strain 33 F10 #4 breed RU33 chromosome 2L, RU_Dsub_v1.1 Primary Assembly, whole genome shotgun sequence, one region contains:
- the LOC119548496 gene encoding uncharacterized protein LOC119548496 isoform X2, giving the protein MGNVCSSGQKKKKDKDSASEKSDDSPPYQEAEQKGNLISTDSTAGDEKRAPLAAVEALPEVTPLPEANGNQTQAQKQQPSTVPGKTDSNTTTPQGAQAPSDVANANPGAGNLSVLQGKPPPGRKIERDKKIVVYILADNSTEYKKHKRVVHSLYKHFKSKCQSRGFDFIIADVHDSEPDTEPGNGNARKDFSRLQEVKRWTQTPLEAQGGHEEAANCLSEITRHSAGAYVVPVLFLGATLGTPMLPLTIESQDFTSVLGTASEAERLLLEKWYTIDNSYQPMCHRLHAQQVDPYSSQANEELNELLAVLLRLFSDDVKDSYLTTVVEQEINNTVLISQELAKRCIWIQTGSQMTRLSENASQLEQEVQRRISHVYSGLKNQLSEKNLIRLLPTMSILDEELSAVIENLLDKVLAGIFDEHQQKSSIPYNTLGVDRVLLEELRLVGHYSKLLAQNSANFDIMNDVKRYIRDSTAQPLVVSGARGSGKSVLVSKIMENVHRWKPEAQLILRYANLSARSSDLTSLLGSMANQMSVLETGHQCQVPHKLEAYARVIHEILERQQRFFVLIIDGVDELQRDELLDWLPQQLGSAKLILTISEDEGEDVDGTEAGNDSFDMLAALAQLGIPQRCFLRLRQFTERQWHDILSSGGGDFYAANGALKLPDEWKMLHGKTPYHAKSLWWLAWLGHVAQPIGEIGEISGRILQVLESKFAADQVELLLLIVRLSPWGIRESDCLGVFQKMTQLEAQVAFKVWSKFCWLMGPMLLGLKNIRIADRSFGRAVLARYAQKQWLVHEALRDYFDRQDSEFKGSQGANTYNYQKYLKLPYHHFCAVIEDNPAPHKIDILFNCFYFTDLQWIANKVHATGPEHLLHDILQAEWLAKSDGDNCPSGYVHINFLKQFLEQYLHELSYDGQQFYTLMKYYLKTRFREAPELKDDEKIRSWWEYTNELEFAFLEILNADLDAENGNQEQDKPSEDDAPTSMPVKGYDVLMNLPQPGCYVASMCTERAEICIWDVKNCCRIRELQGIQQPTAMCPVGNYEAAVLCRREIRVINLDEGKFKVTLKGVMNQKMPYFGLHDQNHLVCLSRNRMYVNLMNLESGDCVTTFKAGEDRFLNSLLVSGDGRILVCGDETQKPFPLLVWHLSQRKLLYDLRIPHHDFMTSLSAITHEGSYVCVVAKELNEPTTPNFIVVYDLQSGTLFKKWKPTCNTVSLAISQVNACVIAGLEDAKILIWDLVTGNCKSTLIGHNAPVTFLKLDPLGKVLLSYDKEGRDSAVRMWELNSGMSQRFHLNQHNNACSFPAAAKSLAVFKPPAQVSTCEILPNGAFVVLALKDRNSLLTLALKNYGGGSGAALDDDCGTLYGNPDNQHKVFDLSN; this is encoded by the exons ATGGGCAACGTGTGCAGTTCCGgccagaagaagaagaaggacAAGGACAGTGCCTCCGAAAAGTCAGACGA CTCGCCTCCATACCAGGAGGCGGAACAGAAGGGCAACCTGATCTCCACCGACTCGACTGCTGGCGACGAGAAGCGCGCTCCTTTGGCGGCCGTGGAGGCGCTGCCGGAGGTGACTCCACTGCCAGAAGCCAATGGCAACCAGACGCAGGCCCAGAAGCAACAGCCTTCAACGGTCCCGGGCAAGACAG ATTCAAATACCACCACACCACAGGGGGCGCAGGCGCCCAGTGACGTGGCCAATGCCAATCCTGGAGCCGGAAACCTGAGCGTGCTGCAGGGCAAGCCGCCGCCCGGCCGAAAGATTGAGCGGGACAAAAAGATCGTGGTCTATATCCTGGCCGACAACAGCACCGAGTACAAGAAGCACAAGCGCGTCGTCCACAGCCTGTACAAACACTTCAAGAGCAAGTGCCAAAGCCGTGGCTTCGACTTCATAATTGCCGATGTCCACGACAGCGAGCCGGATACGGAGCCGGGCAATGGCAATGCCCGGAAAGATTTCTCCCGCCTGCAGGAGGTCAAGCGCTGGACACAGACACCGCTGGAGGCACAAGGCGGTCACGAGGAGGCGGCCAACTGCCTGAGCGAGATCACGCGTCACTCGGCCGGAGCATATGTGGTGCCAGTTCTCTTTCTGGGCGCCACCCTGGGAACTCCAATGCTGCCGCTGACCATCGAGAGCCAGGACTTCACCTCGGTGCTGGGCACCGCCAGTGAGGCAGAGCGCCTGCTCCTGGAGAAATGGTACACCATTGACAACTCGTATCAGCCGATGTGCCACCGCCTCCATGCCCAACAGGTGGATCCGTACTCCAGCCAGGCGAACGAGGAACTTAACGAGCTGCTGGCTGTCCTGTTGCGCCTGTTCTCCGACGACGTCAAGGACTCGTATCTGACCACCGTGGTGGAGCAGGAGATAAACAACACGGTGCTGATTAGTCAGGAGCTGGCCAAGCGCTGCATCTGGATCCAGACGGGCAGCCAGATGACGCGGCTGTCGGAGAATGCCAGCCAGTTGGAGCAGGAGGTGCAGCGAAGGATCAGTCATGTTTACTCCGGTCTCAAGAACCAGTTGAGCGAAAAGAATCTCATCCGGCTACTGCCCACAATGAGCATTCTGGACGAGGAGCTTTCGGCTGTGATCGAGAACCTGCTGGACAAGGTGCTGGCCGGGATCTTCGATGAGCACCAGCAGAAGAGCAGCATTCCCTACAACACGCTGGGCGTGGACCGAGTGCTGCTCGAGGAACTTCGCCTGGTGGGCCACTACTCGAAGCTGCTCGCCCAGAACTCGGCCAACTTCGACATCATGAACGACGTGAAGCGCTACATCCGGGACAGCACCGCCCAACCGCTGGTCGTATCCGGCGCCCGGGGTAGCGGCAAGAGTGTTCTCGTCTCCAAGATCATGGAGAACGTGCACCGCTGGAAGCCGGAAGCCCAGCTCATACTGAG ATATGCCAATCTCAGTGCTCGCTCCTCGGATCTCACCTCACTGCTGGGTTCAATGGCCAACCAAATGTCTGTCCTGGAGACAGGTCATCAATGCCAGGTGCCACAC AAACTGGAGGCTTATGCTCGTGTGATTCACGAGATCCTGGAGCGGCAACAGCGCTTCTTTGTGCTGATCATCGACGGTGTGGACGAACTGCAGCGGGATGAACTGCTCGATTGGCTTCCCCAGCAGCTGGGCAGTGCCAAACTGATCCTCACCATCAGCGAGGATGAGGGCGAGGACGTGGACGGGACGGAGGCTGGGAACGACTCCTTTGATATGCTCGCCGCGCTGGCGCAGTTGGGCATACCACAGAGGTGCTTCCTGCGGCTGCGACAATTCACGGAGCGCCAGTGGCACGACATTCTCAGTTCCGGTGGCGGTGACTTCTATGCGGCCAATGGGGCACTCAAACTGCCCGACGAGTGGAAGATGCTGCATGGCAAGACACCGTACCACGCCAAGTCCTTGTGGTGGCTCGCCTGGCTCGGACATGTTGCCCAGCCGATTGGTGAGATCGGAGAGATCTCCGGCCGTATTTTGCAGGTCCTCGAGTCCAAGTTTGCCGCCGATCAGGTGgaattgctgctgctgatcgTCCGGCTGTCGCCGTGGGGCATACGCGAGAGCGACTGCCTGGGCGTGTTCCAGAAAATGACCCAGCTGGAGGCGCAGGTCGCCTTTAAGGTCTGGTCCAAGTTCTGCTGGCTGATGGGACCAATGCTGTTAGGTCTTAAGAATATTAGGATAGCGGACAGGAGCTTTGGACGAGCGGTCCTGGCGAGGTATGCGCAGAAGCAGTGGCTGGTACATGAAGCGCTGCGGGACTACTTCGACCGGCAGGACAGCGAGTTCAAGGGTAGCCAGGGTGCCAACAC CTACAATTACCAAAAGTACTTAAAACTGCCTTATCATCACTTCTGTGCCGTGATTGAGGACAATCCGGCGCCGCACAAGATCGACATACTCTTCAACTGCTTTTACTTTACGGATCTGCAGTGGATCGCCAATAAGGTGCACGCCACGGGACCGGAGCACCTGCTTCATGACATCCTGCAGGCGGAGTGGCTGGCCAAATCCGACGGCGACAATTGCCCCAGCGGCTATGTGCACATCAACTTCCTTAAGCAATTCCTTGAGCAGTATCTCCACGAGCTGAGCTACGATGGCCAGCAGTTCTACACGCTGATGAAGTACTACCTGAAGACTCGCTTCAGAGAGGCACCAGAGCTAAAGGACGACGAGAAGATACGCTCCTGGTGGGAGTACACCAATGAGCTGGAATTTGCCTTTCTGGAGATCCTTAACGCGGATCTGGATGCGGAGAATGGCAATCAGGAGCAGGATAAGCCGTCGGAGGATGATGCTCCAACCTCGATGCCCGTCAAGGGCTACGATGTCCTGATGAATCTGCCCCAGCCCGGGTGCTATGTGGCCTCCATGTGCACCGAGCGAGCTGAGATTTGCATCTGGGATGTGAAGAACTGCTGCCGCATCCGTGAACTGCAGGGCATCCAGCAGCCAACGGCGATGTGTCCTGTGGGCAACTATGAGGCAGCTGTCCTTTGTCGCCGCGAGATCCGGGTCATCAATCTGGACGAGGGAAAGTTCAAG GTTACTCTTAAGGGAGTGATGAACCAAAAGATGCCGTATTTCGGTCTGCACGATCAAAACCACTTGGTTTGTCTGTCCCGAAACCGGATGTATGTGAACCTGATGAATCTGGAGTCGGGCGACTGTGTAACCACCTTCAAGGCGGGCGAGGACCGCTTTCTCAATTCCCTTTTGGTCTCTGGAGACGGGCG GATATTGGTGTGCGGCGATGAGACCCAGAAGCCTTTTCCCCTGCTCGTCTGGCACCTTTCGCAGCGCAAGCTGCTCTACGACCTCCGAATCCCGCATCACGACTTCATGACCTCGCTTTCGGCGATCACCCACGAGGGATCCTACGTTTGCGTGGTGGCCAAGGAGCTGAACGAGCCAACGACGCCCAACTTCATTGTGGTATACGACCTACAGAGCGGCACTCTGTTCAAGAAGTGGAAGCCCACCTGCAACACCGTCTCCCTGGCCATCTCCCAGGTGAACGCCTGCGTCATTGCCGGCCTGGAGGATGCCAAAATCCTGATCTGGGACCTGGTCACGGGCAACTGCAAGAGCACCCTGATCGGTCACAATGCTCCGGTGACGTTCTTGAAGTTAGATCCGCTGGGCAAGGTGTTGCTCTCCTACGACAAAGAAGGGCGTGACTCTGCCGTCCGCATGTGGGAGTTGAACTCAGGTATGTCCCAGAGGTTTCACCTTAATCAGCATAATAATGCCTGTTCCTTTCCTGCTGCAGCCAAGTCCCTGGCCGTGTTCAAACCGCCGGCGCAGGTCAGCACCTGTGAGATCCTGCCAAACGGTGCCTTTGTGGTGCTGGCTCTCAAAGATCGCAACTCCCTGCTGACCCTGGCTTTGAAGAACTACGGCGGTGGATCGGGAGCCGCCCTGGACGATGACTGCGGCACACTCTACGGCAATCCGGACAACCAGCACAAAGTTTTCGACTTGAGTAATTAA
- the LOC119548496 gene encoding uncharacterized protein LOC119548496 isoform X3: MGNVCSSGQKKKKDKDSASEKSDDSPPYQEAEQKGNLISTDSTAGDEKRAPLAAVEALPEVTPLPEANGNQTQAQKQQPSTVPGKTGGADKDSNTTTPQGAQAPSDVANANPGAGNLSVLQGKPPPGRKIERDKKIVVYILADNSTEYKKHKRVVHSLYKHFKSKCQSRGFDFIIADVHDSEPDTEPGNGNARKDFSRLQEVKRWTQTPLEAQGGHEEAANCLSEITRHSAGAYVVPVLFLGATLGTPMLPLTIESQDFTSVLGTASEAERLLLEKWYTIDNSYQPMCHRLHAQQVDPYSSQANEELNELLAVLLRLFSDDVKDSYLTTVVEQEINNTVLISQELAKRCIWIQTGSQMTRLSENASQLEQEVQRRISHVYSGLKNQLSEKNLIRLLPTMSILDEELSAVIENLLDKVLAGIFDEHQQKSSIPYNTLGVDRVLLEELRLVGHYSKLLAQNSANFDIMNDVKRYIRDSTAQPLVVSGARGSGKSVLVSKIMENVHRWKPEAQLILRYANLSARSSDLTSLLGSMANQMSVLETGHQCQVPHKLEAYARVIHEILERQQRFFVLIIDGVDELQRDELLDWLPQQLGSAKLILTISEDEGEDVDGTEAGNDSFDMLAALAQLGIPQRCFLRLRQFTERQWHDILSSGGGDFYAANGALKLPDEWKMLHGKTPYHAKSLWWLAWLGHVAQPIGEIGEISGRILQVLESKFAADQVELLLLIVRLSPWGIRESDCLGVFQKMTQLEAQVAFKVWSKFCWLMGPMLLGLKNIRIADRSFGRAVLARYAQKQWLVHEALRDYFDRQDSEFKGSQGANTYNYQKYLKLPYHHFCAVIEDNPAPHKIDILFNCFYFTDLQWIANKVHATGPEHLLHDILQAEWLAKSDGDNCPSGYVHINFLKQFLEQYLHELSYDGQQFYTLMKYYLKTRFREAPELKDDEKIRSWWEYTNELEFAFLEILNADLDAENGNQEQDKPSEDDAPTSMPVKGYDVLMNLPQPGCYVASMCTERAEICIWDVKNCCRIRELQGIQQPTAMCPVGNYEAAVLCRREIRVINLDEGKFKVTLKGVMNQKMPYFGLHDQNHLVCLSRNRMYVNLMNLESGDCVTTFKAGEDRFLNSLLVSGDGRILVCGDETQKPFPLLVWHLSQRKLLYDLRIPHHDFMTSLSAITHEGSYVCVVAKELNEPTTPNFIVVYDLQSGTLFKKWKPTCNTVSLAISQVNACVIAGLEDAKILIWDLVTGNCKSTLIGHNAPVTFLKLDPLGKVLLSYDKEGRDSAVRMWELNSAKSLAVFKPPAQVSTCEILPNGAFVVLALKDRNSLLTLALKNYGGGSGAALDDDCGTLYGNPDNQHKVFDLSN; encoded by the exons ATGGGCAACGTGTGCAGTTCCGgccagaagaagaagaaggacAAGGACAGTGCCTCCGAAAAGTCAGACGA CTCGCCTCCATACCAGGAGGCGGAACAGAAGGGCAACCTGATCTCCACCGACTCGACTGCTGGCGACGAGAAGCGCGCTCCTTTGGCGGCCGTGGAGGCGCTGCCGGAGGTGACTCCACTGCCAGAAGCCAATGGCAACCAGACGCAGGCCCAGAAGCAACAGCCTTCAACGGTCCCGGGCAAGACAGGTGGGGCTGATAAGG ATTCAAATACCACCACACCACAGGGGGCGCAGGCGCCCAGTGACGTGGCCAATGCCAATCCTGGAGCCGGAAACCTGAGCGTGCTGCAGGGCAAGCCGCCGCCCGGCCGAAAGATTGAGCGGGACAAAAAGATCGTGGTCTATATCCTGGCCGACAACAGCACCGAGTACAAGAAGCACAAGCGCGTCGTCCACAGCCTGTACAAACACTTCAAGAGCAAGTGCCAAAGCCGTGGCTTCGACTTCATAATTGCCGATGTCCACGACAGCGAGCCGGATACGGAGCCGGGCAATGGCAATGCCCGGAAAGATTTCTCCCGCCTGCAGGAGGTCAAGCGCTGGACACAGACACCGCTGGAGGCACAAGGCGGTCACGAGGAGGCGGCCAACTGCCTGAGCGAGATCACGCGTCACTCGGCCGGAGCATATGTGGTGCCAGTTCTCTTTCTGGGCGCCACCCTGGGAACTCCAATGCTGCCGCTGACCATCGAGAGCCAGGACTTCACCTCGGTGCTGGGCACCGCCAGTGAGGCAGAGCGCCTGCTCCTGGAGAAATGGTACACCATTGACAACTCGTATCAGCCGATGTGCCACCGCCTCCATGCCCAACAGGTGGATCCGTACTCCAGCCAGGCGAACGAGGAACTTAACGAGCTGCTGGCTGTCCTGTTGCGCCTGTTCTCCGACGACGTCAAGGACTCGTATCTGACCACCGTGGTGGAGCAGGAGATAAACAACACGGTGCTGATTAGTCAGGAGCTGGCCAAGCGCTGCATCTGGATCCAGACGGGCAGCCAGATGACGCGGCTGTCGGAGAATGCCAGCCAGTTGGAGCAGGAGGTGCAGCGAAGGATCAGTCATGTTTACTCCGGTCTCAAGAACCAGTTGAGCGAAAAGAATCTCATCCGGCTACTGCCCACAATGAGCATTCTGGACGAGGAGCTTTCGGCTGTGATCGAGAACCTGCTGGACAAGGTGCTGGCCGGGATCTTCGATGAGCACCAGCAGAAGAGCAGCATTCCCTACAACACGCTGGGCGTGGACCGAGTGCTGCTCGAGGAACTTCGCCTGGTGGGCCACTACTCGAAGCTGCTCGCCCAGAACTCGGCCAACTTCGACATCATGAACGACGTGAAGCGCTACATCCGGGACAGCACCGCCCAACCGCTGGTCGTATCCGGCGCCCGGGGTAGCGGCAAGAGTGTTCTCGTCTCCAAGATCATGGAGAACGTGCACCGCTGGAAGCCGGAAGCCCAGCTCATACTGAG ATATGCCAATCTCAGTGCTCGCTCCTCGGATCTCACCTCACTGCTGGGTTCAATGGCCAACCAAATGTCTGTCCTGGAGACAGGTCATCAATGCCAGGTGCCACAC AAACTGGAGGCTTATGCTCGTGTGATTCACGAGATCCTGGAGCGGCAACAGCGCTTCTTTGTGCTGATCATCGACGGTGTGGACGAACTGCAGCGGGATGAACTGCTCGATTGGCTTCCCCAGCAGCTGGGCAGTGCCAAACTGATCCTCACCATCAGCGAGGATGAGGGCGAGGACGTGGACGGGACGGAGGCTGGGAACGACTCCTTTGATATGCTCGCCGCGCTGGCGCAGTTGGGCATACCACAGAGGTGCTTCCTGCGGCTGCGACAATTCACGGAGCGCCAGTGGCACGACATTCTCAGTTCCGGTGGCGGTGACTTCTATGCGGCCAATGGGGCACTCAAACTGCCCGACGAGTGGAAGATGCTGCATGGCAAGACACCGTACCACGCCAAGTCCTTGTGGTGGCTCGCCTGGCTCGGACATGTTGCCCAGCCGATTGGTGAGATCGGAGAGATCTCCGGCCGTATTTTGCAGGTCCTCGAGTCCAAGTTTGCCGCCGATCAGGTGgaattgctgctgctgatcgTCCGGCTGTCGCCGTGGGGCATACGCGAGAGCGACTGCCTGGGCGTGTTCCAGAAAATGACCCAGCTGGAGGCGCAGGTCGCCTTTAAGGTCTGGTCCAAGTTCTGCTGGCTGATGGGACCAATGCTGTTAGGTCTTAAGAATATTAGGATAGCGGACAGGAGCTTTGGACGAGCGGTCCTGGCGAGGTATGCGCAGAAGCAGTGGCTGGTACATGAAGCGCTGCGGGACTACTTCGACCGGCAGGACAGCGAGTTCAAGGGTAGCCAGGGTGCCAACAC CTACAATTACCAAAAGTACTTAAAACTGCCTTATCATCACTTCTGTGCCGTGATTGAGGACAATCCGGCGCCGCACAAGATCGACATACTCTTCAACTGCTTTTACTTTACGGATCTGCAGTGGATCGCCAATAAGGTGCACGCCACGGGACCGGAGCACCTGCTTCATGACATCCTGCAGGCGGAGTGGCTGGCCAAATCCGACGGCGACAATTGCCCCAGCGGCTATGTGCACATCAACTTCCTTAAGCAATTCCTTGAGCAGTATCTCCACGAGCTGAGCTACGATGGCCAGCAGTTCTACACGCTGATGAAGTACTACCTGAAGACTCGCTTCAGAGAGGCACCAGAGCTAAAGGACGACGAGAAGATACGCTCCTGGTGGGAGTACACCAATGAGCTGGAATTTGCCTTTCTGGAGATCCTTAACGCGGATCTGGATGCGGAGAATGGCAATCAGGAGCAGGATAAGCCGTCGGAGGATGATGCTCCAACCTCGATGCCCGTCAAGGGCTACGATGTCCTGATGAATCTGCCCCAGCCCGGGTGCTATGTGGCCTCCATGTGCACCGAGCGAGCTGAGATTTGCATCTGGGATGTGAAGAACTGCTGCCGCATCCGTGAACTGCAGGGCATCCAGCAGCCAACGGCGATGTGTCCTGTGGGCAACTATGAGGCAGCTGTCCTTTGTCGCCGCGAGATCCGGGTCATCAATCTGGACGAGGGAAAGTTCAAG GTTACTCTTAAGGGAGTGATGAACCAAAAGATGCCGTATTTCGGTCTGCACGATCAAAACCACTTGGTTTGTCTGTCCCGAAACCGGATGTATGTGAACCTGATGAATCTGGAGTCGGGCGACTGTGTAACCACCTTCAAGGCGGGCGAGGACCGCTTTCTCAATTCCCTTTTGGTCTCTGGAGACGGGCG GATATTGGTGTGCGGCGATGAGACCCAGAAGCCTTTTCCCCTGCTCGTCTGGCACCTTTCGCAGCGCAAGCTGCTCTACGACCTCCGAATCCCGCATCACGACTTCATGACCTCGCTTTCGGCGATCACCCACGAGGGATCCTACGTTTGCGTGGTGGCCAAGGAGCTGAACGAGCCAACGACGCCCAACTTCATTGTGGTATACGACCTACAGAGCGGCACTCTGTTCAAGAAGTGGAAGCCCACCTGCAACACCGTCTCCCTGGCCATCTCCCAGGTGAACGCCTGCGTCATTGCCGGCCTGGAGGATGCCAAAATCCTGATCTGGGACCTGGTCACGGGCAACTGCAAGAGCACCCTGATCGGTCACAATGCTCCGGTGACGTTCTTGAAGTTAGATCCGCTGGGCAAGGTGTTGCTCTCCTACGACAAAGAAGGGCGTGACTCTGCCGTCCGCATGTGGGAGTTGAACTCAG CCAAGTCCCTGGCCGTGTTCAAACCGCCGGCGCAGGTCAGCACCTGTGAGATCCTGCCAAACGGTGCCTTTGTGGTGCTGGCTCTCAAAGATCGCAACTCCCTGCTGACCCTGGCTTTGAAGAACTACGGCGGTGGATCGGGAGCCGCCCTGGACGATGACTGCGGCACACTCTACGGCAATCCGGACAACCAGCACAAAGTTTTCGACTTGAGTAATTAA